A genomic window from Agreia sp. COWG includes:
- a CDS encoding FHA domain-containing protein, with protein sequence MEHAGTRVEWPAAISLHVDLDVLDPDGYQLRGSGLGVVQLLVGSSVRVRVWQPDATEPVLALPGSIVPSVIAVEVFAASLAAPSSHGPSPHASSSHVPEATPVALEAAETDDTILSPAGVRAASERPPAAAHTRVENDVADTILGRAGGDDAAADTIIGVPGPRPRAQAAGGVAARHAVRFPDGRVVPLDRIVYVGRSPRSPRITSGTVPELVAVPSPLREISGTHLEIEVQGGVVVVRDLGSTNGTHVSLPGALRSLLSPGDSRVVPIGTLLDLGDSTVLEIVPGTAGGASW encoded by the coding sequence ATGGAGCATGCGGGCACGCGCGTCGAATGGCCGGCAGCCATCTCGCTTCACGTCGATCTCGATGTACTCGATCCCGACGGCTACCAGCTTCGCGGCTCGGGCCTCGGCGTGGTTCAACTGCTCGTCGGCTCCTCCGTGCGGGTGCGCGTGTGGCAGCCGGATGCCACGGAGCCGGTTCTCGCACTGCCCGGCTCGATCGTGCCTTCGGTGATCGCGGTGGAGGTCTTTGCCGCCAGCCTCGCCGCTCCCTCGTCGCACGGCCCCTCGCCGCACGCCTCCTCGTCGCACGTTCCGGAGGCGACCCCGGTCGCGCTCGAAGCGGCGGAGACCGACGACACGATCCTCAGTCCTGCCGGCGTCCGGGCAGCGAGCGAGCGGCCCCCGGCAGCAGCGCACACCCGGGTCGAAAACGACGTCGCCGACACGATCCTCGGTCGTGCGGGGGGCGACGACGCGGCGGCCGACACCATCATCGGGGTGCCAGGCCCGCGCCCACGCGCCCAGGCGGCCGGCGGAGTGGCAGCGCGCCATGCCGTGCGCTTTCCCGACGGTCGCGTCGTGCCCCTCGACCGTATCGTCTACGTCGGACGGTCTCCCCGGAGCCCGCGCATCACCTCCGGCACCGTTCCGGAGCTCGTGGCTGTGCCATCGCCGCTTCGCGAGATCTCGGGAACCCACCTCGAGATCGAGGTGCAGGGCGGCGTTGTGGTGGTGCGAGACCTGGGGAGCACCAATGGAACCCACGTGAGCCTTCCTGGCGCTCTCCGCAGCCTGCTGAGCCCCGGCGACAGTCGAGTCGTGCCCATCGGTACCCTGCTCGATCTCGGCGACAGCACCGTGCTCGAGATCGTGCCTGGCACGGCAGGCGGCGCCTCGTGGTGA
- a CDS encoding spermidine synthase, whose translation MTAPTTTRLPSGSVAELSPDPFVAGALTLSIDGVPQSHLSVRNPRDLFYDYVRRMGTVVDTVAPVGAPIGIVHLGAGALTLARYVAETRPGSRQLVVEYEVGLVSFVLAAAPLPRAATVSLIEADALDALRTAHTTIDDRVWAAGAHVVVCDLYAGLETPPHLTTSQFYECVDRVLSPGGVALVNVADDAGLAHTTVQAAALGAVFPVVALLGPSAVLDGSEGGNVVLVAGHDAAIYDRMPALAAAGPHPAAWRVAAVPGGTLPGAWG comes from the coding sequence GTGACGGCACCCACCACGACGAGGCTGCCCTCGGGCTCCGTCGCCGAGCTCTCGCCGGACCCGTTCGTGGCCGGCGCCCTGACCCTGAGCATCGACGGCGTTCCCCAGTCCCACCTCTCCGTGCGCAACCCGCGCGATCTCTTCTACGACTACGTTCGGCGCATGGGCACCGTTGTCGACACGGTTGCTCCCGTCGGCGCACCCATCGGCATCGTGCACCTGGGCGCTGGCGCACTCACCCTGGCCCGCTACGTGGCCGAGACGAGACCGGGCTCGCGTCAGCTCGTCGTCGAGTACGAGGTGGGCCTGGTCTCGTTCGTGCTGGCAGCCGCACCGCTCCCCCGCGCGGCGACGGTGTCCCTCATCGAGGCCGACGCCCTCGACGCCCTCCGAACCGCGCACACCACCATCGACGACAGGGTCTGGGCCGCGGGGGCCCACGTGGTGGTCTGCGACCTCTACGCGGGCCTCGAGACGCCCCCGCACCTCACGACGTCGCAGTTCTACGAGTGCGTCGACAGGGTACTGTCGCCGGGCGGTGTGGCGCTCGTGAACGTCGCCGATGACGCCGGCCTCGCGCACACGACGGTGCAGGCAGCCGCGCTCGGCGCGGTGTTTCCCGTCGTCGCCCTTCTCGGCCCGTCCGCCGTGCTCGACGGCTCGGAGGGCGGAAACGTGGTTCTGGTCGCCGGGCACGACGCAGCCATCTACGACCGGATGCCCGCGCTCGCGGCTGCGGGACCGCATCCGGCCGCCTGGCGGGTCGCCGCAGTACCGGGTGGCACGCTCCCGGGTGCGTGGGGGTGA
- a CDS encoding PP2C family serine/threonine-protein phosphatase, producing MVTALGPAVGATDVALPGGGVVALSWAAQTHTGRKRVDNQDSFLAASPVFAVADGMGGHAAGDEASAAVVERLAENLSQGFTDVDAVQLALRRAGVDIDGIALRQDGAGAGTTATGVALTLLSGQAYWAVFNIGDSRVYSLVDGVLTQLTVDHSAVQTMVDAGQLTTAEAEAHPSRNIITRAVGFGHDPVPDLWFVPVMMGSRLLVCSDGLTKEVDNDLIRLLLSEGRDADDAAGLLLEAALTAGGRDNVTTVVVEVVRADDAIESDTTLPRLG from the coding sequence GTGGTGACGGCGCTCGGGCCAGCGGTGGGCGCCACCGACGTGGCCCTGCCCGGAGGCGGAGTTGTCGCCCTCTCCTGGGCGGCCCAGACGCACACGGGCAGGAAGCGCGTCGACAACCAGGACAGCTTCCTCGCCGCATCTCCCGTCTTCGCCGTGGCCGACGGCATGGGCGGGCACGCAGCCGGAGACGAGGCGAGCGCTGCTGTGGTCGAGCGCCTCGCCGAGAATCTGTCCCAGGGCTTCACCGACGTCGATGCCGTGCAGCTCGCCCTTCGCCGCGCCGGTGTCGATATCGACGGAATCGCCTTGCGCCAGGACGGTGCGGGCGCGGGAACGACCGCCACCGGCGTCGCGCTGACGCTGCTGTCCGGCCAGGCGTACTGGGCGGTGTTCAATATCGGGGATTCGAGGGTCTACTCGCTCGTCGACGGCGTCCTGACGCAGCTCACCGTGGACCATTCCGCCGTGCAGACGATGGTCGACGCAGGACAGCTGACCACGGCAGAGGCTGAGGCCCACCCGAGCCGGAACATCATCACCAGGGCAGTCGGCTTCGGACACGATCCCGTCCCCGATCTGTGGTTCGTGCCGGTCATGATGGGATCACGCCTTCTGGTGTGCTCCGACGGGCTCACGAAGGAGGTCGACAACGACCTCATCCGGCTGCTCCTGAGTGAGGGCAGAGACGCCGACGATGCTGCCGGTCTTCTGCTCGAGGCGGCGCTGACCGCGGGTGGTCGAGACAACGTGACCACGGTCGTCGTCGAGGTCGTACGGGCCGACGACGCGATCGAATCCGACACGACGCTGCCGAGGCTGGGCTGA
- a CDS encoding Ig-like domain-containing protein encodes MRLDGGRSVIFRWLRAHASSAITTASVLVVGSLVTVLALVSTGYTEQKLELDDASVWVTNGSRQVVGRANTDVFELNTVVRSEGTDIDVLQRGSTVLTHDRTSNTLQLIDPAASVVVSTVPLPAGENDVSLIDGFVVIHSSETGGVWVVRESALDSFDPGTEPTLSLEKGSVVAVSNDGALAGFDRQSSRLVTVDVTTGEEPASRSIEGFEPGEADELQITIIGGVPAVLDVVTRTLAVGGRTVSLGGSVAASAALRLPAASDEAATLLLAHAGGLLGIDPSSGAIDSLVDGVQGVPAQPVANGDCSYAAWSDGSTWQRCGSGASVRGELTGATAVDDLSFRSNGHYVVLNDEKGGRVWAVQHDNRVIDNWDQLIDSTDVQQQDAPATNDSPPIIEKDQLPPVAIADELGARGGRASVLPVLLNDYDPNGDVLSITAVTQPDPAQGSVDIVNTSQQLQITLTPQATGTLTFDYTIADGRGGTASAAVTVTVRAPGENSAPVQARAHSAQVAAGGSFSTDVLGDWYDPDGDPMYLADAQTDDPDRVSFSPDGSIDYHDKGQVAADKQISLQVSDFTESGTGTVQVAVSTPGTVPITAEGFLVQGYTGQDVPVAPLPNVRGGTGALRLSNVADYPDARIVPNYAKGTFTFTSAKTGIFYLTYSVTDAAQQTATGTVRIDIAQAPDASTRPITVPTVAFLYQQQTELVDVLASDIDPAGGVLSITATSGVPAASGAVVEILEHRILRVRLNNLLAGPLQFTYTVTNGFSSSEGLVTVFQVPEPPRLQAPVAVPDRVSVRTGEVVDIPVLANDSHPNRKPLVLDPELVSSVPDGGGLLFASGSVLRYLAPDEPGDFTATYRVGTTADVQFDTAQVTITVREADAETNTAPVPPVLSARVVAGESVAIDVPVTSMDADGDTVRLVGAASNPQQGNVTVSGDTLTYTAGAASQGTDSFTYEVVDSLGARATGTVRVGITQGLDTASSPVAMDDVLITRPGTSLTVRVLENDSDPNASPLRIADVDSSDPLVAVTNTKDTITLVAPAAPGDYAVLYTIQNDSAQQASAWLRVRVDDDAPPVRPEADDTVVRLSDIIDRDTVTVDVMKNVFYAEGGVNDLAVSLVPGYDAGATVLSDGRIQIRVTQKSQVVPFQVARPDDPSVSARAFIRVPGLEDALPEVRTTAPPLQVSSGDSIRIAINDYVVAGGARSVQLTDQATVKASNASAASLVIDDRTLQFTSRDGYWGPASISFEVTDGSSATDPSGHRAVIVLPISVLPTENQPPVFTGAQVSLQPGDERVLELRDLTRYPYPDDVGQLAYAVNSQPGGAFSARLDGTRLTIAAAANAVAGTATEFQVGVRDAANDGKAGVIRLAVVTSNRPVTSPGADTLTIRRGQSASVPVLANDQATNPFPDTPLSVVAVAGVVPPGVTVTPSADKSTLAVSVAQGVDIAATGQVSLQYQVADATNDPNRYTWGTVTITIVDVPDTPVAPVLAGGGFVNGQLTLTAAPLPYPNGAPITSFIIKSDDNGGYSKDCGASATCVLTDLPAGVGYRFSSIAVNQYGQSPASPLSTELRSDYIPAAPQNVRIGREAADAGQGNEGVVVVSWNAIPDPAPGSAIRGITVQIGGTTLSVPRTATSARYQGVPGTEYTATVWAENGADALYPGQIPWNTATSPAATAAGKPVPSTPSATVVDDSGTVRVEWPGFSANGGAEPQYRLARYTASQAIPSCTQGEGARATSGATLSTSSAQMGLVFVYVVYADNGWGCSQAQSAPLRVLGPPPSPSVSLAYQNPVGGRYAVAVEDAVPKPLPNTEPSEYTISVSGGGAVASGTPLNGNGPWTFFSCISNLCSAAAAPTNSLAPVDANVSIATCQAGQDLSEGQIVTVPGGQGKSWTFRYAFDIGLGFVAFGDSSLVPPGTKRVAVQSVSADGRFTNGPTPDAVFAGSGKVCG; translated from the coding sequence GTGCGCCTCGACGGCGGACGCTCCGTGATCTTCCGGTGGCTGCGTGCCCACGCTTCCAGCGCGATCACCACGGCGAGCGTGCTCGTCGTGGGCTCCCTCGTGACCGTGCTCGCGCTGGTGTCGACGGGATACACGGAGCAGAAGCTCGAACTCGACGACGCCTCGGTGTGGGTGACGAACGGTTCGCGCCAGGTCGTGGGGCGCGCGAACACCGATGTCTTCGAGCTCAACACGGTGGTGCGCAGCGAGGGCACCGACATCGACGTGCTCCAGCGCGGCTCCACGGTGCTCACCCACGACCGCACGAGCAACACCCTTCAGCTCATCGACCCGGCGGCCTCGGTCGTCGTGTCCACGGTGCCTCTCCCCGCAGGAGAGAACGACGTCTCGCTCATCGACGGTTTCGTGGTGATCCACTCGAGCGAGACGGGCGGAGTGTGGGTCGTCCGGGAATCCGCCCTCGACTCCTTCGACCCCGGTACCGAGCCGACGCTCAGCCTCGAGAAGGGCAGCGTCGTCGCCGTGTCGAACGACGGGGCGCTGGCCGGCTTCGACAGGCAGTCGTCGAGGCTCGTGACCGTCGACGTGACAACGGGCGAGGAACCCGCATCGCGATCCATCGAGGGTTTCGAGCCGGGAGAAGCAGACGAGCTGCAGATCACCATCATCGGGGGCGTGCCCGCCGTTCTCGACGTCGTCACCCGCACCCTCGCCGTCGGCGGTCGCACGGTCTCGCTCGGCGGCTCCGTGGCCGCATCCGCGGCCCTTCGCCTGCCCGCGGCGAGCGACGAGGCCGCCACCCTGCTTCTGGCGCACGCCGGCGGTCTCCTGGGCATCGACCCCTCGTCCGGCGCCATCGACTCGCTCGTCGACGGCGTGCAGGGGGTGCCGGCCCAGCCGGTCGCCAACGGCGACTGCTCCTACGCGGCCTGGTCGGATGGGTCGACCTGGCAGCGGTGCGGCTCCGGGGCCTCTGTGCGCGGCGAGCTCACCGGCGCCACCGCGGTCGACGACCTGAGCTTCCGATCAAACGGCCACTACGTCGTGCTCAACGACGAGAAGGGCGGCCGCGTCTGGGCGGTGCAGCACGACAACCGGGTCATCGACAACTGGGACCAGTTGATCGACAGCACCGACGTGCAGCAGCAAGACGCGCCGGCCACCAACGATTCGCCCCCCATCATCGAGAAGGATCAGCTGCCGCCGGTCGCCATAGCCGACGAGCTCGGCGCACGGGGCGGCCGGGCATCGGTGCTGCCTGTGCTGCTGAACGATTACGACCCGAACGGAGACGTGCTGTCGATCACGGCGGTGACGCAACCCGACCCCGCGCAGGGCTCGGTCGACATCGTCAACACCTCGCAGCAGTTGCAGATCACGCTCACCCCCCAGGCCACCGGAACGCTGACCTTCGACTACACCATCGCAGACGGCCGGGGAGGTACGGCCTCGGCGGCGGTGACCGTGACCGTACGGGCGCCGGGGGAGAACTCGGCGCCGGTGCAGGCCCGTGCGCACTCCGCTCAGGTCGCGGCCGGGGGGTCCTTCAGCACAGACGTCCTGGGGGACTGGTACGACCCCGACGGCGACCCGATGTACCTCGCCGACGCCCAGACCGACGACCCCGACCGGGTGTCGTTCTCGCCCGACGGCTCGATCGACTACCACGACAAAGGGCAGGTCGCTGCCGACAAGCAGATCAGCCTGCAGGTGTCGGACTTCACGGAATCGGGTACCGGAACCGTGCAGGTCGCCGTCTCCACTCCCGGAACAGTCCCGATCACCGCTGAGGGATTCCTGGTGCAGGGATACACGGGCCAAGATGTGCCGGTGGCGCCGTTGCCGAACGTTCGCGGCGGCACCGGGGCGCTTCGTCTCAGCAACGTGGCCGACTACCCCGATGCCCGGATCGTTCCGAACTATGCCAAGGGAACCTTCACCTTCACGAGTGCGAAGACGGGCATCTTCTATCTCACCTACTCGGTGACCGACGCGGCCCAGCAGACCGCCACCGGCACGGTACGCATAGACATCGCCCAGGCGCCGGATGCCTCAACACGGCCGATCACGGTGCCGACGGTGGCGTTCCTCTACCAGCAGCAGACCGAGCTCGTCGACGTGCTGGCGAGCGACATCGACCCGGCCGGCGGCGTTCTGAGCATCACCGCCACGTCGGGGGTGCCCGCCGCATCCGGCGCCGTCGTCGAGATCCTGGAGCACCGCATCCTGCGCGTGCGACTGAACAACCTGCTCGCCGGGCCACTGCAGTTCACCTACACCGTCACGAACGGATTCTCGAGCTCCGAGGGCCTTGTCACCGTCTTCCAGGTGCCGGAGCCTCCGCGGCTGCAGGCCCCCGTCGCCGTGCCTGACAGGGTGTCGGTGCGCACGGGCGAGGTCGTCGACATCCCCGTGCTTGCGAACGACAGCCACCCGAATCGCAAGCCGCTCGTCCTCGATCCCGAGCTCGTGAGCTCGGTGCCAGACGGGGGAGGACTCCTGTTCGCCTCGGGATCGGTGCTGCGATACCTGGCGCCCGACGAGCCCGGCGACTTCACGGCGACGTATCGGGTCGGCACGACGGCCGACGTGCAGTTCGACACCGCGCAGGTGACGATCACGGTGCGCGAGGCCGATGCCGAGACCAATACGGCGCCGGTCCCGCCCGTACTGTCGGCCAGGGTGGTTGCGGGCGAGTCCGTCGCGATCGACGTGCCGGTGACATCGATGGATGCCGACGGCGACACGGTCAGGCTCGTCGGCGCCGCATCGAACCCGCAACAGGGCAATGTCACGGTATCGGGTGACACCCTCACCTACACGGCGGGAGCGGCCTCTCAGGGCACGGACAGTTTCACGTACGAGGTCGTCGACAGCCTCGGGGCCAGGGCAACGGGCACGGTGCGGGTGGGTATCACCCAGGGCCTCGACACGGCGAGCAGCCCCGTGGCCATGGACGACGTGCTCATCACCAGACCCGGCACGTCGCTCACCGTCAGGGTGCTCGAGAACGACTCGGATCCGAACGCGAGTCCGCTTCGGATCGCCGACGTCGACTCGAGCGACCCCCTCGTCGCCGTGACGAACACGAAGGACACGATCACCCTCGTGGCCCCCGCCGCACCGGGTGATTACGCCGTGCTCTACACGATTCAGAACGACAGCGCTCAGCAGGCCTCCGCGTGGCTGCGCGTACGGGTCGACGACGACGCGCCGCCCGTCAGGCCGGAGGCGGATGACACCGTCGTGCGTCTCAGCGACATCATCGACAGGGACACGGTGACGGTCGACGTGATGAAGAACGTCTTCTACGCGGAAGGCGGGGTGAACGACCTCGCCGTCTCTCTGGTACCCGGCTACGACGCGGGGGCCACCGTCCTCTCCGATGGGCGCATCCAGATACGAGTGACCCAGAAGAGCCAGGTGGTTCCCTTCCAGGTCGCACGCCCCGACGACCCGTCGGTGAGCGCGAGGGCATTCATCCGGGTGCCTGGGCTCGAAGACGCGCTCCCCGAGGTGCGGACGACGGCGCCTCCGCTGCAGGTGTCGAGTGGTGACAGCATCAGGATCGCCATCAACGACTACGTCGTCGCCGGCGGTGCCCGCAGCGTGCAGCTCACCGACCAGGCCACGGTCAAGGCGAGCAACGCGAGCGCGGCGAGCCTCGTGATCGACGACCGCACGCTGCAGTTCACCAGCAGAGACGGCTATTGGGGTCCCGCCTCGATCTCGTTCGAAGTCACCGACGGCTCCTCCGCCACCGATCCCTCAGGGCACAGGGCCGTTATCGTGCTGCCTATTTCGGTGCTGCCGACAGAGAACCAACCGCCCGTCTTCACCGGAGCTCAGGTCAGCCTCCAGCCGGGCGACGAGCGTGTGCTCGAATTGCGCGACCTGACGCGCTACCCGTACCCCGACGACGTCGGACAGCTCGCCTACGCCGTCAACTCGCAGCCGGGCGGGGCCTTCAGCGCGCGGCTCGACGGAACGCGTCTGACCATCGCCGCAGCGGCCAACGCCGTGGCCGGAACCGCGACCGAGTTCCAGGTGGGTGTGCGCGACGCGGCGAACGACGGCAAGGCGGGCGTCATCAGGCTCGCGGTCGTCACGTCGAATCGGCCCGTCACCAGCCCGGGCGCCGACACGCTCACCATCAGGCGCGGCCAGTCGGCATCCGTGCCCGTGCTGGCCAACGACCAGGCGACTAACCCCTTCCCCGACACTCCTCTCTCCGTCGTGGCCGTGGCGGGTGTCGTGCCGCCGGGGGTGACGGTCACGCCGAGCGCCGACAAGAGCACTCTGGCCGTCAGCGTCGCGCAGGGTGTAGACATCGCCGCCACGGGCCAGGTGTCGCTGCAGTACCAGGTGGCCGACGCCACCAACGATCCCAATCGCTACACGTGGGGCACGGTGACGATCACCATCGTCGATGTGCCCGACACCCCGGTGGCCCCCGTGCTGGCAGGCGGCGGCTTCGTGAACGGCCAGCTGACCCTCACGGCTGCGCCCCTGCCCTATCCGAACGGCGCACCGATCACCTCGTTCATCATCAAGAGCGACGACAACGGCGGCTACTCGAAGGACTGCGGGGCGTCGGCGACCTGCGTCCTGACCGACCTTCCGGCGGGTGTCGGGTACCGGTTCTCCTCGATCGCGGTCAACCAGTACGGCCAGTCACCGGCCAGCCCGCTCAGCACCGAGCTGCGCAGCGACTACATTCCGGCGGCGCCCCAGAACGTCCGCATCGGGCGTGAGGCGGCCGACGCGGGCCAGGGCAACGAGGGCGTGGTCGTCGTCTCGTGGAACGCCATCCCCGATCCGGCCCCGGGGAGCGCTATCCGGGGCATCACCGTGCAGATCGGCGGGACGACACTGTCCGTGCCGCGCACCGCGACCTCCGCTCGATACCAGGGAGTGCCGGGGACCGAGTACACGGCGACGGTCTGGGCCGAGAACGGCGCCGATGCGCTCTATCCGGGACAGATTCCCTGGAACACGGCGACCTCTCCGGCTGCGACCGCGGCGGGAAAGCCCGTGCCGTCGACTCCGAGCGCCACCGTCGTCGACGACTCCGGCACCGTGCGCGTCGAGTGGCCCGGCTTCTCGGCGAACGGAGGGGCCGAGCCGCAGTACCGCCTGGCGAGGTACACCGCATCGCAGGCGATTCCCTCCTGCACGCAGGGCGAGGGCGCGAGGGCGACATCGGGCGCGACCCTCAGCACGTCCTCCGCCCAGATGGGCCTCGTCTTCGTCTACGTCGTCTACGCCGACAACGGGTGGGGCTGCAGCCAGGCGCAGTCCGCTCCCCTCCGCGTACTCGGCCCCCCGCCGTCCCCGTCCGTCTCGCTGGCCTACCAGAATCCGGTCGGGGGACGCTATGCGGTGGCGGTCGAGGATGCCGTGCCGAAGCCGCTTCCGAACACGGAGCCGTCCGAGTACACCATCTCGGTGTCGGGCGGCGGCGCCGTGGCCTCGGGGACGCCCCTGAACGGCAACGGGCCGTGGACCTTCTTCTCGTGCATCTCCAACCTCTGCAGCGCGGCGGCCGCACCGACGAATTCGTTGGCGCCTGTGGACGCGAACGTCTCGATCGCGACCTGTCAGGCGGGGCAAGACCTGTCAGAGGGCCAGATCGTCACCGTGCCGGGCGGCCAGGGAAAGTCGTGGACTTTCCGGTACGCCTTCGACATCGGTCTCGGATTCGTGGCGTTCGGCGACAGCTCTCTTGTACCCCCCGGAACCAAGCGAGTCGCCGTACAATCCGTCTCCGCCGACGGCAGGTTCACGAACGGCCCGACGCCCGACGCGGTCTTCGCCGGCTCGGGCAAGGTCTGCGGCTAA
- a CDS encoding serine/threonine-protein kinase — protein MGRRLPSTPPVLGGYTHLRAIGKGGFADVFLYEQALPRAEVAVKVLLPDVASNSVRAMFLSEANLMSQLATHPSVVTVHAASIAPDGRPYLVMEYCPSSYGSRYKTERISLAEVLKTGVRIGSALESAHRQGFLHRDIKPSNILLTRYNHPVLADFGIAATLAEAERDEAEGMSVPWSAPEVLQSTSRGTVRSEVWSLSATLYTMLAGRSPFEYPGKGNTRDELQRRIVGRDRVQPTGRPDVPAELEALLAAGLDKDPAARPASVLDVVRGLQLIESTIGLPQTSADIAAEASAASSLSARPVSGAPVVALTRAARGGVSVRAPGEGRLRHRGRAADEVRESTDSSVTVIRQVAPPRRRAAMRPGAIVAVSGGAVVLLAVIATAVVFVVGGRDTSIPVVSDVQATVTADAVEFAWKDPGLAGGDVYVIRSPDGRSSTQSSNEFTVQPDASGTACVTVRVSRDGRVGEPSAQKCASTADAP, from the coding sequence ATGGGCCGCAGGCTGCCGTCGACGCCGCCTGTGCTCGGCGGCTATACCCACCTCCGTGCCATCGGCAAGGGTGGCTTCGCCGATGTGTTCCTCTACGAGCAGGCCCTTCCCAGGGCTGAGGTCGCCGTGAAGGTGCTGTTGCCAGACGTCGCCAGCAACAGCGTGCGGGCGATGTTCCTCTCTGAAGCCAACCTCATGTCTCAGCTCGCGACGCATCCCTCGGTTGTCACGGTGCACGCCGCGAGCATCGCTCCCGACGGTCGCCCCTACCTCGTGATGGAGTACTGCCCCTCGTCGTACGGCTCGCGCTACAAGACGGAGCGCATCTCGCTCGCCGAGGTGCTGAAGACCGGAGTGCGAATCGGCAGCGCGCTCGAGAGCGCTCACCGTCAGGGGTTTCTGCACCGCGATATCAAGCCCTCGAACATCCTTCTCACCCGCTACAACCACCCGGTGCTGGCAGACTTCGGAATCGCGGCGACGCTGGCCGAGGCGGAGCGCGACGAGGCAGAGGGGATGAGCGTGCCCTGGTCTGCGCCAGAGGTGCTGCAGTCCACCTCGCGCGGCACGGTGCGCAGCGAGGTCTGGTCGCTCTCGGCGACGCTCTACACGATGCTCGCCGGTCGAAGCCCGTTCGAGTACCCGGGCAAGGGCAATACCCGTGACGAGCTCCAGCGGCGCATCGTCGGTCGCGATCGCGTGCAGCCCACGGGCAGACCCGACGTTCCCGCCGAGTTGGAGGCGCTTCTCGCGGCCGGTCTCGACAAAGATCCCGCGGCGCGGCCGGCGAGCGTGCTCGACGTCGTGCGTGGCCTCCAGCTGATCGAATCCACCATCGGTCTGCCCCAGACCTCGGCGGACATCGCCGCCGAGGCCTCGGCCGCCAGCAGCCTCTCTGCGAGGCCCGTATCGGGCGCGCCCGTCGTGGCGCTGACGCGCGCGGCGCGGGGCGGAGTCTCGGTGCGCGCACCGGGAGAGGGCCGCCTTCGACACCGAGGCCGCGCCGCAGACGAAGTTCGGGAGTCGACCGACTCGAGCGTCACCGTCATCCGGCAGGTGGCGCCTCCGCGCCGCAGGGCGGCCATGCGCCCCGGCGCGATCGTCGCCGTGTCAGGCGGCGCGGTCGTGCTGCTCGCGGTGATCGCGACGGCCGTCGTCTTCGTCGTCGGCGGGCGCGACACCTCGATTCCCGTCGTGAGCGACGTGCAGGCGACGGTGACCGCCGACGCGGTGGAGTTTGCATGGAAAGACCCCGGCCTCGCGGGCGGCGACGTCTACGTCATCCGCTCGCCCGACGGGCGCAGCTCGACCCAGTCGTCGAACGAATTCACCGTGCAGCCGGATGCCTCCGGTACCGCCTGCGTGACCGTGCGCGTGAGCCGGGATGGTCGGGTCGGAGAGCCGTCGGCCCAGAAGTGCGCCTCGACGGCGGACGCTCCGTGA
- a CDS encoding MoxR family ATPase, translated as MTMTPEQAVWFTDVFSRLVSNVERVVLGKTHVVKLAFATLLSEGHLLLEDSPGTGKTSLARAMAQSVRGTSSRIQFTPDLLPGDVTGMSVYDQKQGVFEFHRGPVFASIVLADEINRASPKTQSALLEVMEEGRVTVDGSTHGVGLPFMVVATQNPIEQAGTYRLPEAQLDRFMMKASLGYPDRASTIAILEGASTRTHDSTIPAVVTSGNIVEMADLARSVHVSPAVLDYVADIVDATRNAVEVRLGASVRGAVALVRASKTWAAAHGRHFVIPDDVKTLADNVLAHRLVLDPEAEFDGVTASAIIGQILLETPPPAERMRAG; from the coding sequence ATGACCATGACCCCCGAACAGGCCGTCTGGTTCACCGACGTCTTCTCCCGACTCGTGTCGAACGTCGAGCGCGTTGTGCTGGGCAAGACCCACGTCGTCAAGCTCGCGTTCGCCACCCTCCTGAGCGAGGGACACCTGTTGCTCGAGGACTCCCCTGGCACGGGCAAGACCTCGCTGGCGCGTGCCATGGCGCAGTCGGTCCGGGGCACATCCAGCCGGATCCAGTTCACCCCCGATCTTCTGCCCGGCGATGTCACGGGCATGAGCGTCTACGACCAGAAGCAGGGGGTTTTCGAGTTCCACCGCGGACCGGTGTTCGCCTCGATCGTGCTCGCAGACGAGATCAACAGGGCCAGCCCGAAGACCCAGTCCGCGCTGCTCGAGGTCATGGAGGAGGGGCGCGTCACCGTCGACGGCTCGACCCACGGAGTCGGGCTGCCCTTCATGGTGGTCGCCACCCAGAACCCCATCGAACAAGCGGGCACCTATCGACTTCCCGAGGCGCAGCTCGACCGTTTCATGATGAAGGCATCACTCGGATATCCCGATCGCGCATCCACTATCGCGATCCTCGAGGGGGCCTCCACGCGCACCCATGACAGCACGATCCCGGCCGTCGTTACGAGCGGCAACATCGTCGAGATGGCCGATCTCGCCCGCTCGGTGCATGTAAGCCCCGCCGTTCTCGACTACGTCGCAGACATCGTGGATGCGACACGCAACGCCGTCGAGGTGCGTCTCGGTGCGAGCGTGCGCGGCGCCGTCGCCCTGGTGCGCGCCTCGAAGACCTGGGCGGCCGCGCACGGTCGGCACTTCGTCATCCCCGACGATGTGAAGACGCTCGCGGACAACGTGCTGGCGCATCGGCTCGTGCTCGATCCCGAGGCCGAGTTCGACGGAGTGACCGCGTCCGCCATCATCGGCCAGATCCTGCTCGAGACGCCGCCACCCGCAGAGCGGATGCGCGCCGGGTGA